In one Sesamum indicum cultivar Zhongzhi No. 13 linkage group LG12, S_indicum_v1.0, whole genome shotgun sequence genomic region, the following are encoded:
- the LOC105174766 gene encoding GLABROUS1 enhancer-binding protein-like encodes MAKNREPEKPVESETESGEEEDSEDAGSQDSDSEPDLAQVSKKPSSSTQATPKKAQPQSSSKPQPQPQPQPQPPSSSDEEESGFDSDESDPNVKPIASKPMENEQKSTDGARKLRSKPIASDLVTPAKSTAAKRPAEEKETDAKDAKKKKKAKPDTTEKKSTDDSKKLLFQRVWSEDDEIVILQGMIDYVTKKKSDPVADLNAFHDFIKKNLHADMTRTQLQDKIRRLKRKYQNNKSKDKTFSKPHEQKAYELSKKIWGNESGKENGVEKLMGNGSALRKNRGKRPNTVENEEAKDVNSDPERLLPAKRVNSGGVTVEERIWRIGAEYFESGKGLEGEKEWKKLKVEEMEVNLRQLEVKTAQAKLVLDAVKSGSLKL; translated from the coding sequence ATGGCTAAGAATCGGGAACCCGAGAAGCCGGTGGAATCGGAAACGGAATCAGGGGAGGAAGAAGATTCTGAAGACGCTGGCTCGCAGGATTCCGACTCCGAACCCGATCTGGCGCAAGTTAGCAAAAAGCCCTCATCCTCAACACAAGCAACTCCCAAGAAAGCCCAACCTCAGTCCTCCTCTAAACCCCAACCGCAGCCGCAGCCGCAGCCGCAGCCGCCTTCATCCTCTGATGAGGAGGAGTCTGGATTTGACTCCGACGAATCAGACCCGAACGTCAAGCCCATAGCATCCAAGCCCATGGAGAATGAACAGAAATCCACTGACGGCGCTAGGAAGCTCAGATCCAAGCCCATTGCCTCGGATCTCGTAACTCCTGCTAAATCCACCGCCGCAAAACGCCCTGCCGAAGAGAAAGAAACGGACGCTAAGGATgctaagaagaagaaaaaggccAAGCCCGACACTACTGAGAAAAAGTCTACTGATGATTCGAAGAAACTGCTTTTCCAGAGGGTTTGGAGTGAGGATGACGAGATTGTGATTTTGCAAGGGATGATAGATTATGTGACCAAGAAGAAGTCCGATCCGGTTGCTGACTTGAATgcttttcatgattttattaagaaGAATTTGCATGCGGACATGACTAGGACTCAATTGCAGGATAAGATTAGGAGGCTGAAGAGGAAGTATCAGAACAATAAGAGCAAAGATAAGACCTTCTCGAAGCCACATGAGCAGAAAGCTTACGAGTTGTCCAAGAAAATTTGGGGGAATGAGAGTGGGAAAGAAAATGGGGTTGAAAAACTGATGGGGAACGGTAGTGCACTGAGGAAGAATCGAGGCAAGAGGCCTAACACGGTTGAAAATGAGGAAGCTAAGGATGTGAATAGTGATCCGGAGAGGCTGTTGCCAGCCAAGCGAGTGAATTCTGGTGGTGTGACTGTGGAGGAGAGGATTTGGAGGATTGGGGCAGAGTATTTTGAAAGCGGAAAAGGGCTCGAGGGGGAAAAAGAATGGAAGAAGCTGAAAGTCGAGGAGATGGAGGTCAACCTGAGGCAGTTGGAGGTAAAAACTGCACAGGCAAAGCTTGTTCTGGATGCTGTGAAGTCCGGGTCACTGAAGCTGTAG